A window from Salvia miltiorrhiza cultivar Shanhuang (shh) chromosome 2, IMPLAD_Smil_shh, whole genome shotgun sequence encodes these proteins:
- the LOC131012864 gene encoding protein TIME FOR COFFEE-like, whose amino-acid sequence MSPSSSNVSMRKKLKQTVNNSGLKLKPPKVAAAAASKPSSSNPEELEIEIAEVLYGLMTQSQAPSSKKEESREINRLGSDAKSHNSSPISNSPSANNPNLGSNSGPLSAVAPKRKRPRQIPENSSYGARSSPVPAKLEA is encoded by the exons ATGTCTCCGTCTTCTTCCAACGTTTCCATGAGGAAGAAGCTT AAGCAGACTGTGAACAACTCAGGGCTAAAGCTGAAGCCGCCGAAAGTCGCGGCGGCGGCTGCGTCGAAGCCGAGCTCATCGAATCCGGAGGAGTTGGAGATTGAAATCGCGGAGGTGTTGTACGGCTTGATGACTCAGTCGCAAGCCCCTTCATCGAAGAAGGAGGAGTCGAGAGAAATCAACAGATTGGGCAGCGATGCGAAATCGCATAATTCGTCGCCGATTTCGAATTCTCCTTCGGCCAATAATCCCAATTTGGGATCCAATTCTGGGCCCCTTTCAGCTGTCG CTCCGAAGAGGAAGAGGCCGCGGCAGATACCGGAAAACTCGAGCTACGGCGCTCGGAGCAGCCCCGTTCCGGCGAAGCTTGAAGCTTAA